One part of the [Synechococcus] sp. NIES-970 genome encodes these proteins:
- the prk_2 gene encoding phosphoribulokinase: protein MSKKHPIVAVTGSSGAGTTTVKRAFEHIFRRENINPVVVEGDSYHKYNRVEMKRMMAQASAAGKNFSHFGLGANVLDKLEALFKEYGEQGTGQQRYYLHSVEEAEHHNARLGVDRQPGEFTPWEDIKANSDMLFYEGLHGGAVGNGIDVAQYVDLLVGVVPIVNLEWIQKISRDNAERGYSAETIVETILRRMPDYVNYITPQFSRTHINFQRVATVDTSNPFITRDIPTPDESFVIVHTNRCFYDRFTIDFPYLLSMIPGSFMSRHTTLVVPGGKMGFAMELILSPLIDQMVEEARKLR from the coding sequence ATGTCTAAAAAACATCCTATTGTTGCGGTCACCGGGTCCTCCGGAGCTGGGACCACCACCGTTAAGCGTGCCTTTGAGCATATTTTCCGCCGCGAAAACATCAATCCCGTTGTTGTTGAAGGTGACAGCTACCACAAATACAATCGGGTCGAAATGAAGCGCATGATGGCCCAGGCCTCTGCTGCGGGTAAAAATTTCAGTCACTTTGGCCTTGGGGCAAACGTCCTTGACAAACTCGAAGCCCTTTTTAAGGAATATGGCGAACAGGGCACAGGCCAACAACGCTACTACCTCCACAGCGTCGAAGAAGCAGAACATCACAATGCCCGCCTCGGCGTCGACCGTCAGCCCGGTGAATTCACCCCCTGGGAAGACATCAAAGCCAACAGCGACATGCTCTTCTATGAAGGGCTCCATGGTGGTGCGGTTGGTAACGGTATCGATGTGGCTCAGTATGTAGATCTGCTGGTGGGAGTTGTACCCATCGTGAACCTAGAATGGATCCAGAAGATTTCTCGGGATAACGCTGAACGGGGCTACAGTGCCGAAACCATCGTCGAAACCATCCTGCGCCGGATGCCCGACTATGTAAACTACATCACCCCCCAATTCTCCCGCACCCACATTAACTTCCAGCGGGTCGCTACGGTAGACACCTCTAATCCTTTCATTACTCGGGATATTCCCACCCCCGACGAAAGTTTTGTGATCGTCCACACCAACCGCTGTTTCTACGATCGCTTTACCATCGATTTCCCTTATCTCTTGAGCATGATTCCTGGCTCCTTCATGTCCCGCCACACCACCCTGGTGGTCCCCGGTGGCAAGATGGGCTTTGCCATGGAATTGATCCTCTCTCCCCTCATTGACCAAATGGTGGAAGAAGCCCGGAAGCTCCGCTAA
- a CDS encoding peptidase family M41 yields MQQTALNLIAIGVFLMTMTSLLGGIFQLSPFVPASITVAIMAFATVDTFNWQGQGMTLFLDLFTPAERRQRILRHEAGHFLAGHLLGIPITGYSLTPWEALKQGQPGQGGVTFDLEAVEISLKNPQQLNLLLERLSTTLMAGIAAENLAYGQALGGAADRAQLRQLLAKLGISPGTYPQREQWAILQAKNLLERHKETYETLVTAMGDRQPLEACYQLLQQDPTSPLAIATAEKDPTA; encoded by the coding sequence ATGCAACAGACTGCCCTGAATTTGATTGCCATTGGTGTTTTTTTGATGACCATGACCAGCCTTCTGGGGGGGATTTTTCAGCTCTCTCCCTTTGTGCCTGCCAGCATCACCGTGGCGATCATGGCTTTTGCGACGGTAGATACCTTTAATTGGCAGGGGCAGGGCATGACCCTATTCCTCGACCTGTTTACTCCCGCTGAACGTCGTCAGCGCATTTTGCGCCACGAAGCGGGCCACTTCCTTGCAGGTCACCTCCTGGGGATCCCAATTACGGGCTATAGTCTTACCCCCTGGGAAGCACTAAAACAAGGGCAACCAGGGCAAGGAGGCGTTACTTTTGACCTTGAGGCAGTGGAAATATCTCTAAAAAATCCCCAGCAATTGAACTTATTACTCGAACGCCTCAGCACAACCCTCATGGCCGGGATCGCCGCTGAAAATTTGGCTTATGGTCAAGCCTTGGGGGGAGCGGCTGATCGTGCCCAATTACGGCAGCTGCTCGCAAAGTTAGGAATTTCTCCCGGCACCTATCCCCAGCGAGAACAATGGGCCATTCTCCAGGCCAAAAATCTCCTGGAGCGGCACAAGGAAACCTATGAAACCCTTGTCACTGCGATGGGCGATCGCCAACCCCTCGAAGCTTGTTATCAACTATTGCAGCAAGATCCCACAAGCCCATTGGCGATCGCCACCGCCGAGAAAGATCCCACCGCCTGA
- the mobA gene encoding molybdopterin-guanine dinucleotide biosynthesis protein A: protein MSNAKLPIFILLGGKSQRMGQDKALLRLGEQTLLERTLKVATNLSDDTYLLTPWRDRYQSFLNSTVRWLDDPYQEGGLVALHHGLKTLNPSGWILLLACDLPNLDQGQLNQWIAQLETIPPTAAAALVNQGKFYEPCCGFYRSTAQRSLQQFIDQGGRSFQKWLATVPVFPLAIAQPQMLFNCNTPADFATLETQA, encoded by the coding sequence ATGTCTAACGCGAAATTGCCGATTTTTATCCTCCTGGGGGGCAAAAGCCAGCGCATGGGCCAGGATAAAGCCCTTTTACGTCTGGGTGAGCAAACTCTTCTAGAGCGTACCCTTAAGGTTGCGACGAACCTCAGTGACGATACTTATCTCTTGACTCCCTGGCGCGATCGCTATCAGTCTTTTTTAAATTCGACCGTCCGTTGGTTGGATGACCCTTACCAAGAGGGGGGGCTTGTGGCTCTGCACCATGGCTTGAAAACTCTGAATCCTTCAGGCTGGATTTTGCTGCTGGCCTGCGACCTGCCCAACCTCGATCAGGGGCAATTAAATCAATGGATCGCGCAACTTGAAACAATCCCCCCAACCGCCGCTGCTGCCCTCGTCAATCAGGGGAAATTCTATGAACCCTGTTGTGGTTTCTATCGGAGCACGGCCCAAAGATCCCTCCAGCAATTTATCGACCAGGGAGGCCGTTCTTTCCAAAAATGGTTAGCCACAGTGCCCGTTTTCCCTTTGGCGATCGCCCAGCCGCAGATGCTCTTTAATTGCAATACCCCCGCCGATTTCGCTACCTTGGAGACCCAAGCCTAA
- the trpF gene encoding N-(5'phosphoribosyl)anthranilate isomerase — protein MRIKICGLTQVDQAQAIAQLGVTDIGFICVKKSPRYVTAAQIASLTIVLPETIGKVGVFANQPLTEILATVDQGGLTIAQLHGDESPDFCQQLRQQRPNLEMIKALRIRDRLSLDAAKNYEAVVDALLLDAYDPNQLGGTGHPLNWDDLRQFRPAVPWFLAGGLTPDNIQTALSQLHPDGIDLSSGVEISPGIKDLTKVEALMRALQPVHV, from the coding sequence ATGCGGATTAAGATTTGTGGGCTCACCCAGGTAGACCAAGCTCAGGCGATCGCCCAACTGGGGGTGACAGACATCGGCTTTATCTGCGTGAAAAAATCTCCCCGCTATGTTACCGCGGCGCAAATTGCGTCCTTAACCATCGTTTTGCCCGAAACGATCGGGAAAGTCGGCGTTTTTGCCAATCAACCCCTTACTGAAATCCTCGCCACTGTTGACCAAGGGGGTTTGACCATAGCCCAGCTCCATGGTGATGAATCCCCGGATTTTTGCCAACAACTGCGCCAACAGCGGCCCAATTTAGAAATGATTAAAGCCCTGCGGATTCGTGATCGCCTTTCTCTGGACGCGGCGAAAAACTATGAAGCTGTTGTTGATGCCCTACTGCTGGATGCTTACGATCCCAATCAACTCGGCGGCACAGGCCACCCGCTTAACTGGGATGATCTGCGCCAATTCCGTCCCGCTGTGCCCTGGTTTCTCGCGGGAGGGTTAACCCCAGACAATATCCAAACGGCCCTTAGTCAACTGCATCCCGATGGCATTGACCTCTCCAGTGGTGTTGAAATAAGTCCCGGCATTAAAGACCTTACGAAAGTAGAAGCTCTGATGCGCGCCCTCCAACCGGTCCATGTCTAA
- the gpsA gene encoding NAD+ dependent glycerol-3-phosphate dehydrogenase yields MTSTISPQETPTLNAVVPVRRPNSVNTNRKTIAMLGSGAWGSALATLAAVNDHELRIWSRQGELSLQVAIAGADIIISAISMKGVADVAEQLKDLSLPKETIIVTATKGLDPKTTRTPSQIWQETFPENPVVVLSGPNLSKEIEAGLPAATVVASTDLEAAETVQTVFASDCFRVYTNNDPLGTELGGTLKNVMAIAVGVCEGLKLGTNAKSALITRALPEMIRIGTHLGAQPETFLGLAGLGDMLATCTSPLSRNYRVGYGLAQGKDLEQILEELGSTAEGVNTTAVLIAIANREQIPIPIARQVYRLLKGKITPAEAVSNLMERDLKAEACDLLD; encoded by the coding sequence ATGACTTCTACAATTTCTCCCCAAGAAACCCCGACCTTAAATGCCGTTGTCCCTGTGAGGCGTCCGAACTCTGTGAATACAAACCGTAAAACCATCGCAATGTTGGGATCTGGCGCTTGGGGATCGGCCCTCGCTACCCTAGCTGCTGTTAATGACCATGAGCTACGGATCTGGTCTCGCCAAGGGGAACTCTCGCTCCAGGTGGCGATCGCTGGCGCCGACATTATTATTTCAGCCATTTCTATGAAGGGGGTGGCGGATGTAGCGGAACAACTCAAGGATCTTTCCCTGCCCAAGGAAACCATTATCGTCACGGCGACCAAGGGCTTAGACCCGAAAACCACCCGTACCCCGTCTCAAATTTGGCAAGAAACCTTCCCCGAAAATCCTGTTGTCGTGCTCTCTGGGCCGAACCTGTCTAAGGAAATTGAAGCGGGTCTCCCTGCCGCCACCGTGGTTGCGAGCACTGATCTTGAGGCCGCCGAAACAGTACAAACAGTTTTTGCTTCTGACTGCTTCCGGGTTTACACCAACAATGATCCTCTGGGGACAGAACTGGGGGGCACGTTGAAAAATGTGATGGCGATCGCTGTGGGGGTTTGTGAAGGGCTCAAGCTCGGCACCAACGCCAAATCGGCCCTAATTACACGGGCTCTGCCAGAAATGATTCGCATCGGCACTCACTTAGGGGCACAACCGGAAACCTTCCTCGGTTTAGCAGGTTTAGGCGATATGCTCGCCACCTGCACCAGCCCCCTCAGCCGCAACTATCGGGTGGGTTATGGTCTGGCTCAGGGTAAAGATTTAGAACAAATTTTAGAAGAGCTCGGTAGCACTGCCGAAGGGGTTAATACAACTGCTGTGTTGATTGCGATCGCCAACCGGGAACAAATCCCCATTCCCATCGCCCGCCAAGTGTATCGACTGCTGAAGGGGAAAATCACCCCGGCGGAAGCGGTGAGTAATCTCATGGAGCGGGACCTCAAGGCCGAAGCTTGTGATTTATTGGATTAA
- the glpD gene encoding glycerol-3-phosphate dehydrogenase → MRDFSTIQKTTYDLIIIGGGINGAGIARDGALRGLKTLLIEKDDFASGTTSWSTRLIHGGLRYLEYLEFHLVRESLHEREVLLRTAPHLVQPLQMTIPLYKGAARGYWLIQAGMLLYDILSFDKTVPSHRMLSASKFKNLFRTVRSPDLVGAAQYYDGQVEYAERLCLENVLDAQAAGATVLNYTAVTTLERDTNTGKIQAIACRDQLTGETFTVQTQTSIVVNTSGPWVDEVCRLGQENNQPKPVGRTPKMGGTKGSHIVVDPFPGAPQAALYVEAASDNRPYFIIPWLGKYLIGTTDLKYSGSLDHVKANNDEIDYLLAETNRILPTAQLTRADVKFTYSGVRPLPYVGDKNPGSITRSHILFDHTREGVSNLISLIGGKLTTYRQVGEEMVDLVYRKLNRPVPPCPTRKKLLPGAIAADDQVIEKMIHRYSGTVERASIQHLFRIYGAKAPAVLTLVDDAPDLGDRLVPYLPDIKAQAVYAVRFELAQTLKDICRRRTTLSMLANYGYDALPALVDTLQTHCGWDETEGDRQVAAYKTFIEQNCLPDYCLEPKGDRQQAEVYS, encoded by the coding sequence ATGCGAGATTTTTCAACCATTCAAAAGACAACCTATGATCTGATTATTATTGGTGGCGGCATCAATGGTGCTGGGATCGCCCGGGACGGCGCGTTGCGGGGCCTCAAAACGCTTCTCATCGAAAAAGATGACTTTGCGAGCGGCACCACCAGTTGGTCTACCCGGTTGATCCACGGGGGGCTGCGCTATTTGGAATATTTAGAATTTCATCTGGTACGGGAATCCTTGCACGAGCGGGAAGTCTTGTTACGCACGGCGCCCCACCTAGTGCAACCGCTGCAAATGACGATTCCTCTCTACAAGGGAGCAGCGCGCGGCTACTGGCTGATCCAGGCGGGAATGTTGCTCTATGACATACTCAGTTTTGATAAAACTGTGCCTTCCCACCGGATGTTGAGTGCCAGCAAATTTAAAAATCTATTCCGCACCGTGCGATCGCCTGATTTAGTCGGTGCGGCCCAATATTACGATGGCCAGGTGGAATACGCTGAGCGGCTCTGTTTAGAAAATGTCCTCGATGCCCAGGCAGCGGGGGCGACGGTGCTCAATTACACCGCTGTCACCACCCTGGAACGGGATACCAATACGGGAAAGATTCAGGCGATCGCCTGCCGTGATCAGCTCACCGGAGAAACCTTCACTGTCCAGACCCAGACCAGCATTGTGGTCAATACTTCCGGCCCCTGGGTCGATGAAGTCTGTCGCTTGGGTCAGGAAAATAATCAACCGAAACCCGTGGGCCGGACCCCGAAGATGGGCGGTACAAAGGGCAGTCATATTGTGGTGGATCCGTTCCCCGGTGCGCCCCAGGCCGCCCTCTACGTGGAAGCGGCCAGTGATAATCGCCCTTACTTCATCATTCCCTGGCTGGGTAAATATCTCATTGGCACCACAGATCTGAAATATTCTGGCAGCCTAGACCACGTCAAGGCCAACAATGACGAAATTGACTATCTTTTGGCGGAAACCAACCGCATTTTACCCACAGCCCAACTGACCCGGGCCGATGTGAAATTTACCTATTCTGGGGTGCGGCCCCTGCCCTATGTGGGGGACAAAAATCCCGGTAGCATCACCCGCAGCCATATTCTCTTTGACCATACCCGCGAAGGGGTCAGTAACCTGATTTCTCTCATTGGCGGTAAGCTCACCACCTACCGGCAAGTGGGCGAAGAAATGGTGGATCTGGTATACCGCAAGTTAAATCGCCCTGTCCCCCCTTGTCCCACCCGCAAAAAATTGCTGCCCGGGGCGATCGCCGCCGATGATCAGGTCATTGAAAAAATGATCCACCGCTACAGCGGCACCGTAGAACGTGCTTCAATTCAGCATTTATTCCGGATCTATGGGGCCAAGGCTCCCGCTGTGCTGACCCTTGTGGATGACGCCCCTGATTTAGGCGATCGCCTGGTTCCCTATTTACCAGATATCAAGGCCCAGGCCGTTTATGCGGTGCGCTTTGAACTGGCCCAGACCCTGAAGGATATTTGTCGGCGGCGGACGACCCTATCGATGCTGGCAAACTACGGTTATGACGCCTTACCTGCTTTGGTGGATACCCTGCAAACCCATTGCGGTTGGGACGAAACCGAAGGCGATCGCCAAGTGGCCGCCTACAAGACCTTTATCGAACAAAACTGTTTACCAGACTATTGCCTCGAGCCCAAAGGCGATCGCCAACAAGCAGAGGTTTATTCCTGA
- the ggpS gene encoding glucosylglycerol-phosphate synthase, with the protein MKASLVILYHREPYDEVRENGRTFYRDKTSPNGIMPTLKSFFANAERSTWVAWKQVAEKQQETFQTKMAYPGQENSVVHRIPLSADQVRNFYHITSKEAFWPILHSFPWQFTYDSSDWENFKQINELFAEAACENADDDALFWIHDYNLWLTPYFIRQRKPNAKIAFFHHTPFPSVDIFNILPWREAIVDSLLCCNLCGFHLPRYVQNFVAVARSLREVEITRQVPVDENAFTAVGTALAEPEITTQLRYKDHLVNLDAFPVGTNPAQIRAQVEKAETQERIRKIREELGSNKLIISAGRVDYVKGTKEMLLCYERLLERRPELQTKVNLVVAAAKAASGMRVYKNAQSEIERLVGRINGRFAKLNWTPILLFTSALSYEELLGFFGAADIAWITPLRDGLNLVAKEYVVAHGCNDGVLILSEFAGSAVELPDAILTNPYAAKRMDESIDEALAMSLEEQQRRMKGMYQAIQRYDVQQWANHMFREAKAAAVLGKEPALV; encoded by the coding sequence ATGAAAGCTTCTCTCGTCATTCTCTACCATAGGGAGCCCTATGATGAGGTGCGTGAAAACGGCAGAACCTTCTACCGTGACAAAACCAGTCCCAATGGCATTATGCCGACCCTCAAAAGCTTTTTTGCCAATGCAGAGCGCAGTACCTGGGTCGCATGGAAGCAGGTGGCCGAAAAGCAACAGGAAACTTTCCAGACGAAAATGGCTTACCCCGGCCAGGAAAATTCTGTCGTCCACCGCATTCCCCTCTCGGCAGACCAGGTTAGAAACTTTTATCACATCACTTCCAAGGAAGCTTTTTGGCCCATCCTGCACTCTTTCCCCTGGCAATTTACCTATGATTCTTCGGATTGGGAGAACTTCAAACAAATCAACGAGCTGTTCGCCGAAGCTGCCTGCGAAAATGCCGATGACGACGCTCTCTTTTGGATCCATGATTACAATCTCTGGCTGACTCCCTATTTCATTCGTCAACGCAAGCCCAATGCCAAGATTGCTTTCTTTCACCACACCCCTTTCCCCAGCGTAGATATTTTCAACATCCTGCCCTGGCGTGAGGCGATCGTGGATAGTCTACTCTGCTGCAATCTCTGCGGCTTCCATCTGCCCCGCTATGTGCAAAACTTCGTCGCCGTGGCCCGGAGCCTCCGAGAGGTAGAAATTACCCGGCAAGTACCTGTGGATGAAAATGCGTTTACGGCGGTGGGGACAGCCCTCGCCGAGCCAGAGATCACGACCCAACTGCGCTACAAAGATCACTTGGTGAACCTCGACGCTTTTCCGGTGGGAACAAATCCGGCCCAAATCCGAGCCCAGGTAGAAAAAGCCGAAACCCAGGAACGGATTCGCAAAATTCGCGAGGAACTCGGCAGCAATAAGCTCATCATCTCGGCGGGTCGGGTGGACTATGTCAAAGGCACCAAGGAAATGCTCCTCTGCTATGAACGACTACTGGAACGGCGCCCGGAACTGCAAACCAAGGTGAATCTCGTGGTGGCCGCAGCAAAAGCAGCCTCGGGCATGCGGGTTTATAAAAATGCCCAGAGTGAAATCGAGCGACTCGTGGGACGCATTAATGGTCGCTTTGCAAAATTGAACTGGACACCGATTCTCCTGTTTACCAGTGCTCTTTCTTACGAAGAACTCCTGGGTTTCTTTGGGGCAGCAGATATCGCCTGGATCACGCCCCTACGGGATGGTCTAAATCTGGTCGCGAAGGAATATGTGGTCGCCCATGGCTGTAATGATGGGGTTTTGATCCTTTCGGAATTTGCGGGGTCGGCGGTGGAACTACCTGATGCGATTCTGACCAATCCTTACGCGGCGAAGCGGATGGATGAATCTATCGATGAAGCCCTAGCGATGTCCCTTGAGGAACAGCAACGGCGGATGAAGGGAATGTACCAAGCCATTCAGCGCTATGACGTCCAGCAGTGGGCAAACCATATGTTCCGGGAAGCGAAGGCGGCGGCCGTACTTGGGAAAGAACCGGCCCTCGTGTAA